The following proteins come from a genomic window of Diorhabda carinulata isolate Delta chromosome X, icDioCari1.1, whole genome shotgun sequence:
- the LOC130902260 gene encoding serine-rich adhesin for platelets-like — protein MHFWIIYLSIVVLAIKDTSAINALESKTYLRNEITTKSEGTTDEKTTVPETTSKLETTTDAETPTHSQATTDGDTTTKSERTTEEENTTQSQGTTDSETTTKSEGTTDAETTSKSETTTDAGTPTHSQATTDGDTTTKSERTTEEENTTPSQGTTDSETTTKSEGTTDAETTSKSEGTTDSETTTKSEGTTNAETTTISEQTTDEESTTKSEGTTDAETTTKSEGTTNADTTTISEQTTDEESTTKSEGTTNAETTTNSQLTTDEETTTNSERTTDTDSTSTTLRTMTITTPKPYSLGTDNITWHPTSTENIIIHTEDGYKIAATIEECEIEEYGFANFTTGKIGETVLIAYYVTQHPAVLYNHNLLYAHFNGSSSSNFTVVFTRIGEPITTTTTEVTTTTQFLPSPSVNDSYELVVHLTGLDPFEYRHLDVLIAFKEMIASMACEYCHNNNIELIDAITINNVKIIGILQCTNGWPTCNPCVEVRFALPINMKENIFWNGYQLNSAHLQIMWERYSQKYLGMGIASCEQENINNWIKWNIVWISCITGLILSFLLILRYVLNKMSKNAARSNREFSDQTRISANEEKTYDIELTQHYLQDMPKLFDNAYSMYNPDVGVSNFGFDDFEPVHKESIVSDDEDDVEVSCA, from the exons ATGCATTTTTGGATTATATACTTGAGTATAGTTGTGCTAG CAATCAAAGACACGAGTGCAATAAATGCTCTTGaatcaaaaacatatttaagaaatgaaattaCCACAAAATCAGAGGGAACAACGGATGAAAAAACTACGGTTCCAGAAACCACATCAAAATTAGAGACAACTACTGACGCAGAAACCCCAACACATTCACAGGCAACCACTGATGGAGATACCACAACCAAATCAGAAAGAAcaacagaagaagaaaacacAACACAATCACAAGGAACCACTGATTCAGAAACCACAACAAAATCGGAAGGAACTACAGATGCAGAAACCACATCAAAATCAGAGACAACTACTGACGCAGGAACCCCAACACATTCACAGGCAACCACTGATGGAGATACCACAACCAAATCAGAAAGAAcaacagaagaagaaaacacAACACCATCACAAGGAACCACTGATTCAGAAACCACAACAAAATCAGAAGGAACTACAGATGCAGAAACCACATCAAAATCAGAGGGAACAACTGATTCAGAAACCACAACAAAATCAGAGGGAACCACAAATGCAGAAACGACAACAATATCTGAGCAAACTACAGATGAAGAAAGCACAACAAAATCAGAGGGAACCACTGATGCAGAAACCACAACAAAATCAGAAGGAACCACAAATGCAGATACGACAACAATATCTGAGCAAACAACAGATGAAGAAAGCACAACAAAATCAGAGGGAACCACGAATGCAGAAACGACAACAAATTCCCAGTTAACCACTGATGAAGAAACCACAACAAATTCTGAGAGAACAACTGATACTGATAGCACATCAACAACTCTTAGAACTATGACTATAACAACTCCAAAACCATATAGTTTAGGTACAGATAATATAACTTGGCACCCAACTTccactgaaaatataattatccaTACTGAGGATGGTTATAAAATTGCTGCAACTATAGAAGAATGTGAAATCGAAGAATATGGATTTGCTAATTTTACTACTG GTAAAATTGGTGAGACTGTATTGATAGCATATTATGTGACTCAACATCCGGCTGTCCTCTAcaatcataatttattatacGCTCATTTCAATGGTTCTTCATCAAGTAACTTTACAGTAGTTTTCACAAGAATTG GCGAACCGATAACTACGACTACGACGGAAGTAACAACAACGACGCAATTCCTACCGTCGCCCAGTGTAAACGACTCATATGAATTAGTTGTTCATTTAACTGGACTGGATCCATTTGAATACAGACATTTAGATGTATTGATCGCATTTAAAGAAATGATTGCAAGCATGGCTTGCGAGTATTgccataataataatattgaactGATAGATGCTATAAC TATAAACAACGTGAAAATTATAGGAATTTTGCAATGTACCAATGGTTGGCCCACTTGTAATCCTTGTGTTGAAGTTAGATTCGCTTTGCCcataaatatgaaagaaaatattttttggaatggCTACCAATTAAATTCGGCTCATCTCCAAATCATGTGGGAgagatattcacaaaaatatctcGGTATGGGTATCGCTTCGTGTGAAcaggaaaatataaataattggatTAAATGGAATATTGTTTGGATTTCATGTATTACAGGATTGATACTGTCATTTCTACTGATACTAAGATATGTCCTTAACAAAATGTCCAAAAATGCTGC GAGATCCAACAGAGAGTTTAGTGATCAAACTCGGATTTCagcaaatgaagaaaaaacgtACGACATTGAATTAACTCAGCATTATCTACAAGACATGCCGAAATTATTTGACAATGCATATTCGATGTACAATCCCGATGTTGGTGTATCAAATTTTGGATTTGACG atTTTGAGCCAGTGCACAAAGAAAGCATTGTAAGTGACGATGAAGATGATGTAGAAGTAAGCTGTGCATAA
- the LOC130902261 gene encoding translation initiation factor eIF-2B subunit alpha yields the protein MTKNTDIREYFCKIIKEDEDVSVGVAAIRSLMEIIKRSKSETVQELETNLKNAIQEMKNSNYTVAAINSGCELFLRFITLAALDTRDFEKCKTIMLDRGHLFINKLDEARGKIVKLAANFIEDGSKVLTHSRSRVVLQTLRKAYKQNKKFEVFVTISAPDNSGARMAKDLKSEGIPCTLILDSAIGYIMEQVNFIMVGAEGVVESGGIVNKVGSYTMAVCAKEMKKPFYVLTESFKFSRLFPLGQQDLPEEYKYTSEVRAKCNLKEKHPLVDYTPPSYITLLFTDLGILTPSAVSDELIKLYL from the coding sequence ATGACAAAAAATACAGATATTCGGgagtatttttgtaaaataattaaagaagatGAAGATGTTTCTGTTGGAGTAGCTGCAATTAGATCTTTAATGGAAATAATCAAGCGTTCAAAATCTGAAACAGTGCAAGAACTCgaaactaatttgaaaaatgctattcaagaaatgaaaaattcaaactaCACAGTTGCAGCTATCAATTCGGGTTGTGAACTGTTTTTACGTTTCATTACTTTAGCAGCTCTTGATACAAGAGATTTCGAAAAGTGTAAAACAATTATGTTGGATAGAGGACATCTTTTCATTAATAAGTTAGATGAAGCTAGaggtaaaattgttaaattagCAGCTAATTTCATAGAAGATGGTTCAAAAGTTTTAACACATTCGAGATCGCGGGTAGTATTGCAAACTCTGCGTAAAgcatataaacaaaataaaaaatttgaagtgTTTGTAACTATATCAGCCCCAGATAATAGTGGTGCACGAATGGCAAAAGATTTGAAATCAGAAGGTATTCCTTGTACCTTAATATTAGATTCAGCTATAGGCTATATTATGGAACAAGTTAATTTCATTATGGTAGGAGCTGAAGGTGTCGTGGAAAGTGGTGGTATAGTTAACAAAGTTGGTAGTTATACAATGGCAGTATGTgcaaaagaaatgaaaaaacctTTTTATGTACTGACtgaaagtttcaaattttcaagGCTGTTCCCTTTAGGTCAACAGGATTTACCCGAAGAATATAAGTATACTTCTGAAGTGAGGGCAAAATGTAACTTAAAAGAAAAACATCCCCTAGTTGATTATACTCCTCCTTCGTACATAACACTTTTATTCACAGATCTAGGTATTTTAACACCATCTGCTGTAAGTGATGaacttataaaattatatttgtaa